The Armatimonadota bacterium genome includes the window CGGCCATCGCGAGCAACATCGGGATGGCGATGAGGAACTTGAGAGGGCGGTGGAGGGTGAAGGACCGCATGGAACTTCGGGAATGCTACCCGTCCGGCAGGATCGGCTATAGTACGTCCCAACCGCCATGGAACCCTCAACCCTTCCCGATTTGTCGGGCGATTACGTTCTCGTTGCCGACGCCGTCGCAGCCTATCGCCGCGAAGGCCACGTCACTCTGCGCGGACTCTGCGCGCCAGGGGAGATCGCACCCTATGCCGAGGCGATCCGGAGCGCAGTCAGACGACTCAACAGCGAGAGCAGGCCCCTTGCAGAGCGGGACACCTATGGCAAGGCGTTTCTGCAGACCATGAACCTTTGGCGGGACGATGCTGCCGTGGCGCGGTTCACGCTTGCGCGGCGGTTCGCCAAGGTCGCGGCGGAGTTGATGGGGGTCCCGGCGGTCCGGCTCTACCACGATCAGGCGCTGTTCAAGGAGGCCGGTGGTGGCCACACACCCTGGCACCAGGACCAGTTCTATTGGCCCTTGGAATGCAAGGCGGTCACGATGTGGATGCCCCTGGTGGACGCCGACACAGCGATGGGGACGATGAGCTTCGCGAGCGGTTCACAGGTCGAGGGCTATATGAAGGCGCTCAAGATTTCTGATGAGTCGGAGCAGTTCTTCGCGGACTTCATCCATGCGAAGGGCTATCAGGTACAGCCGAGCGGTCTGCTAAAGGCCGGGGATGCCACGTTTCACGATGGCTGGGTGCTTCACGCCGCCGGACCCAACACCTCGGACCGAGCCCGCGAGGCGATGACGATCATCTACTTCGAGGATGGGGCCAAGGTCATTACGCCCGACCATCCGAACAGAGAGAACGACCTGAAGACCTGGTTCCCTGGGCTCGCGCCGGGGGACTTTGCCGCAAGCGATCTGAATCCGGTCGTCTACTCAAGATAATTGCCGGGCTGGCGGGTCAGAATAGGGCCGCGATGCTCGCGACCTTAGCCCTTGCCGTTGCAACGCTGCTTAGTCAGCAGACACAAGCCCCAGCCCCGATCGAGCGGGATGAGTTCGGGGTCCCGCACATCTTCGCCAACTCCTGGGAGGATGGGTTCTATCATGCCGGATACGCGGTGGCGGAGGACCGCCTCTGGCAGATGGAGCAGAGCCGCAGGCTGGCGCGGGGCAAGCTCGCCGAGGTGTTTGGCAAGGACTTTGCGGCCTCCGACCGCGACATTCTGAAGACCGCCTACACCGACCAGGAGCTTCAGCAGCAGTTCGACAAGCTCGCGCCAAGGGCCAAACTCGCGTTCGATTCCTATGCCAAGGGGGTAAACGCCTATATAGACGCGGCGACAAAGAAAGGCTCGCTGCCCCCAGGCTATGCCGCTGCTGGGTTCAGGCCTGAGAAGTGGACAGTACTCGATTCTGCCGCCATCACGATCCGTCTGTTTCAGCTCTTCGGGCGGCGGGATGCCGGAGAGATTCGCAACTGGGCACTGCTCACCTACTTGAGCTCCCAACCGGTCAAGGAGCAAGCGCTGGACGCCTTCGACGACTTCCTTTGGCAGAACGACCCCGCCTCGCCGACGACGGTGCTTCCGGAGGACGACCTCGGGGCAGATGCACGGCCCCGGTTCCCCAAGCTGACTCGGGCAATCACGGAAAAGCACTTGACGGCGCTGCCAAAGGTGGGGCTCTTCGACCTGCTTCCCGCGCTCAAGCTGGCGCAGGCCGAGAGGACCAGCACGCTGGTCGCGCAAAAACTCGGCGCGCCCTTTAAGGCCGGAAGCTACGCGATCGTGGTGGGCAAGGAGCGCTCTGCGACCGGTTGGCCGATGCTCTTGAACGGGCCGCAGATGGGCTTTTTCAACCCGGCGATCGTTCACGAGTTGTCGATGGCGGGACCGGGGCTGAACGTCGTGGGGATGGACGTTCCCGGGGCGCCAGGCGTGGCCATTGGGCACACCGCGGAGCTGGCCTGGGGGCTGACGTCCGGGGTGGCGGACACCGACGACGTGTTCCTTTTCAAGGCCTCTGGAGCGGATGGGTACCTGGACGGGGAGCAGACGAAGAAGCTCACGGTGGTTCGCCGAACGCTCAAGATCAAGGGCCAGCCGGATGAAACCGTGGAGCAGAAGAGGACGGACGTTGGACCGGTCATCCACACCGCCAAAGGCTTCTTGTTTTCGAACCGCTCGGCCTCCTGGATGCGCGAGTTGGACTCAATCCAGTCCATCTATGGACTCCTCGATGCGCGTGAGCCGAAGGACCTCGATGGGGCGCTCTCGCACGCGACGATGAACTTCAACTTCTTCTTCGCCTTCCACGGCGGCCCGATCGGGTATCGCTATTTGGGCCTCATTCCAGATAGGGCGGAGGGTTGGGACCCCCGGCTGCCGGTGATGGGGAGTCCGGAGAGCGCTTGGAAAGGGTTTATCTCCTCGGCGCAGATGCCAAGGGTGGACAACCCCAAGGGCGGCCTGATCACCAACTGGAACAACAAGCCGGCAAGCTGGTTCCCAAACTTCGATTCGCCGGCTTGGGGCAGGCTGTTCCGGGTGGACGCCCTGAACCAGGCGCTCGACAAGCCAAAGCTCTCCCTTCAGGACCTCGAATCGGCGATCTGGACCATCGCGCGGACCGAGGCGACGGCCTATGCCTTCATGCCGCTCATCAAGCAGCAACTCAAGGAATCGGACGGGGAGGGCGCTGTAGGGGACGCGATCCAGTACCTGCGTGCATTTGATGGCAGGCAGTTTGAAGGGAGCGTTTCGGCGACCGTATTCGACGCCTTCATCGACGCCCTTCGCAATGAGGTCTTCCTTGGCACGACCGGCAATTTCCTTTCGCCCGGCGTGTTCCGTCTCGCCGCCCAACCGAGCGTGATTTTGAACGCGCTGCAGGGCAACACTGAAGTCAAATACCTGAAGGGTAGGTCCGTCGCCGAGGTGTTCAAGGCCGCCGCGACGAAGGCGGCGTCGACACTCGAACAGAGGCTCGGCGCCGATGCGGCGCTTTGGCGATTCCGCCCGGGGTCGATTCCGGTGCCTGGCGAGCCGCCCATCCCCTACAACAATAGGGGGTCGTATATTCAGGTGGTGGAGCTGCGGGCGACGGTCCGGGGCAGGAACGTGCTTCCTCCAGGCGTCGCCGAATCGGGTCCGCACAGCAAAGATCAGGCGCCGCTCAGTCGGGCGTGGCAGTTCAAGCCGATGAAGATGCGGCCGTTCTAGGGGAGGGTGCGTGGTGCGTAGTCCGTGGTCTCTAGTCTGCGGCGTCATGGAACTGCGCCCCAAAAGCCTCTCGTCATCGTCCCACGCCTAGGCACGTGATTTGTGATGACGAATGGAAAGGCCCATGTGGGATGCCAAGCCCCAAAAGCCTCTCGTCATCGTCCCACGCCTAGGCACGTGATTTGTGATGACGAATGGAAAGGCCCCTGTGGGATGCCAAAAGTGGCCCACACGGAGCCTGCGGCCCCTTCACCCGGTTCACTGCTTTCACAGACCTTGCCCACGGGTTGTGAGGTGGTTCGCCAGACCACGAACCACGGACCACTTGCCTTCTTCCTCTCACTTCCCAGCCAAACTCTTCTTCCCGACAAATAGCTCCCCTGAGAACCCCCAGCCCTCGGTTTGGCCGGGGTTTTCGGTCCAGGTGATCCAGACGCTGTTGCCATCGGAACAGCATCCGATGAAGTCGAGCGGCGGTCTTTCGCAGGCCCAATCGTGGCTCACCCTCTCGCTTGCCGAAAACGAAGCATCGGAAACAGTCCAAGAGGCGTAGCGCGTTTGCCAGAGACCGACGCGCTTGTTGTTGGTGTTCTTCTGCCCACTTCGGTTATCGATAAACGCCAGGTGGACCCGCCCTTTGGGGTCGGCGGAAACCCAAGGAAGGGTCTGAACGTAGTTGGAGACCGTCGAGTTCCGGTCCCGGCTCATCCGAAAGGACCGGATGGCCGATTCGAGCTCCTTGCCGGAAAGGCACGGCTTGCTCTCCCCCCAGGTCTTGCCGCCGTCTTTGCTGACCCTGAAATAGGCCAGAAGAGGGTGTTCTGTGGCCCCGTCCACTTCGACCTCGGCATAGTCCTGATAGATCGCCATGACGGTGTCCTTGCCCACCGCCACCACGCTGCCCAGCATCCAACGCTCTTGAGTGTCCCCGAGCGAAGGATGGGTCGCGCCGATCATGGCGTGGTTGCCCCAGGTCTTGCCGCCATCGTCGCTCGAGGCGAACATGTACTTGTCGATGTGCTCGTAATCGAAGCTCACAGCCCAAGCCGCGTAGATTCGCCCTCCAGTCCCCACCGTCAGGTAGGGATCCACCGCGTATTCGCCCTCGGAACCCTTGTCCACGCGCGCGATGGTCTTGAATGATTCGCCTTGGTTGCTTGACGAGGCGTAGAAGATGCCTTTGGACTTCGGCCCGCCGATGTAGCCGTCCGAGTAGTTAAACCCGATCTCGCCGGTGATTGGGTTCACGACGATCCACTCCCGGTCATAGGGCCCGTCGATCCTCCCGACCTTGCGGATGGTTTTCCCATAGTCGGACGACCTCACCACCTGAATGCCCTTGACCCCCGGCACCAGGTAGGTGATGTAGAGCTTCCCGTCGGGGCCGATCGCCGAGGTGACGTCGCAGAAAGAGTCTGGCAGGTCGTGGCTCATACCGAAAGTCGCGCCGAAATCTCCGCTGACGTAGAGTTTGCAGGGCTGGTGGGCCGTGGCGTAGACGTTTCCCCTGCCGTCGGTCGAGACGAAGGACTCGCCCCCCTGCCCAAGTTTCTTGATGTCGGACCACTGGGCAGGGGCGGTAGCGGCAACGAAGATCGAGGCGACAATGGACGCGGTTCGTGTCATGGTTCACTCACTTTCTGCCAGGACACTCCGGGTCCCGCAGAGCCCGCTTACTTCTTGTACATCGCCAGCCGGTCGGTCAGCTCTTTGAGCACGGAGGCTTCGAAGCCTTTGGTTGCCTTGGCTGCGGCGACGGCTTTGGTGCCGCTCGCGATTGCGGCCTGCTTGTTGCCGGACTTGAATTGGGCTAGCGCGAGCGTATCGAGCGAATAAGCGTCGTTGCCACCCATCTCGGCCACGGCTTTTTGGGCGATCCGCGCTGCCAGCGCGTAGTCCGGCTTCTTTAGGGGGGCATCGGGGTCGACGATGCTCCAGGCAATGCTGTTGAGCGCCACGCCGTTCTCCTTGTAGGCCCCGTTGGAGAGCTTCTCGCCATAGGCTTGGGCGGCGGCTTCGTCGTAGCGGAGCATGTACGAAAACTTGGCCATGCCTAGCTGCTCCTCCATTGCGGGATCGTCCGCCAGTGCCTTGTCCAGTATGGAGACGGCTCCTCGATAGTCCTTCTTCTGGAGCGCATCGCTTAGCGAATTGCTGAGCGCCATCTGCTTCTTCATGGCGCGCTGCTTGTCCGCCTCAGCCTGCTTGGCAGCAGCCATGTCGTACTTGCCTGCGAGTACTTTGTCGAGCACCTTGTCGAGTCCGTCCATCGGGTGGCCGATCCACACGATCTTCTGGTTCTTGTCCACGACGAAGGCCGCAGGGATGCCGTTCTGATTGGCGGCGGCCATCCAGGTCTTGGCCATCGTGCCCTCGAAGCCATCGGCGGCGACGTTGTAGTCCATCTTTGCGCCAAACTCCTTGACGAACTTGGCGACTTTGGAAAGGTGGGAGTTGCTCTTGAGCTTCTGCTCCTCCCAGACACTGACGCCCACGAAGTCCACCTTGCCCTTGTACTTGTGGGCAAGCTCGGTCAGGTGGGGGATGCTTTCCTTGCATGGGCCGCACCATGTGGCCCAGAATTCGACGACGTGGACCTTCCCGTCGGCCAGGCTCACGGGGCCACCCTTGATCCACTTGGCCACCTTGAGGGCCGGCGCAGACGATCCCACGCCGAGGTCGCCGGCGAGCACGGACGAGGAAATCGCGGCAGCGAGAATTGCGAGCGAAAGCAGTTTAGAAAGCGGTCTCATGGTGTCACCTCTTGGGGCGCGCCCAACGCGGGCGCTTCTGCCAGTTAGTACGAATCTGAGGCGAGATTCGTTACGTTTGGAGGGCTCGGCTAAAATACGACTTGGCGGCCAGGTTGAGCTCATTTCCAAGGGCCCATCTGACCGCTTGCCGAACCTCAGGATAGAACCATGTTCACGACCCTCTTGTGCGCAATCGCTCTTCAGCCGCTTGGCGGCCCCGTCCCAACCCCGACGCAAGGCAACGACGTGAAGGGCCAGGGCCAGCTCGTAGGGATCAACGGGGACTTTGGCGCGATCTACAGCCTCAAAAACGGCTTCAACGTGGCCATCTTGAGCGCAAGGTACACCGTCGAGCCGTTCGACTGCTACGCGTTGCCGGTCCTTCAGGGCGACCAAAAGTTCGTCGTCCTCGACATTGCCGTCAAGAACGCCAAACCGGAGGACAACTTCCTGGATACTTCCGGGTTCATCAAGGTGATCGACACGACGGGGAAGATCTACGACAGCACGAACTACCGGTTGGAGAGCAAGGGCGCCGAAGCTCCCGACACAACCCTCAGGCCTGGCCAAGGCCTCGGGCAAAAGGAGCTCAAGGATCCGTTTAGGGTGGCTTTCCCGGTGGATGCCAAGGCCGTGATCAACAAGATCATGATCAACCAGGGCAGGCTGAACACGAACGAGCAGGTGGTTCGGTTCATGATGTCGGAGCCGCCCAAACCGGACGCCACCACCAAGCCCAAGAACTTCATTGCCGCCCTCCCAGACGGCGTCCGAGAGAGCGGCGACGCCTGGGGCGCCATCGCAATGGCAGAAGGGAAGGGCGCAATCGGGGTGAGCGTTCCCAGCGGTGCGTTTGGGCTCAAGCTTGAATCGCTTGCGGCCTCCGATGCCGCGAAGTTCAACGGTGAGCCTCCCGCGGAGGGGAAGAAGTTCTGGGTGGCCACTTTTGTTGTGACTGGGCTCGTGACCCAGAACTTAACGATGTACGAGGTCACTGGGGGAGATCAACCCAGTTTTGAGCTCAGCGACGCCGACGGCGAGCGATACAAGCCGCTCGGCTACCGTAAGGCCAAGGCGGATGAGGAACCTGAGCATGAGTTCAGAAAGGGCGACCAATACACTTTCCGCGTGTTATTCGAGGTCCCCGCAGACGCGAAGTTCAAGAAGTTCGTGTATGGGACTTGGAATAGCCAAAAGTGGGCCGTCCATCTGAACTGAGAGTCCTCCGACGGTGCCGTGGTTCCAGAAGCCCGTGGGTTTGTTTCGGGCGGCGAAATGGGCTAAAGTATCGGCTCTGGGTTCATCGCCCGCGGGGCGTGAACCCGAGATCGGAGACTTGTTCAGATGACTAGATTCTTCTTGTTTGCCGCCTGCCTGGCGGTTCTTTGTGTCGGCTGCTCGGGCGGTGCCACGTCTGAAGCCCAAGACGAAAAGCCCGTCTCCCAATCGGGAGAGGGTGCGACGCCGAAGCCCGATGAAGGGACGAGCGGAGGGGCTGAGGCAGCAGCAGGAGGCGGTGAATCCTCCTTCGCTGAGGTGGCAGCCATCTTCAATGAGTCCTGCGTTAAGTGCCACTCCGGGCCGGGCGCAAAGGGCGCCATCGACCTCTCGACCTACGACGGGGTAATGAAGGGCGGAGAGGACGGGGCCATCGTGACGGCGGGCGACGTCGAGAAGAGCAAGCTTTCGATGGCGCTTCGGGGCAAAGGCGCCAAGCAGATGCCGATGATGGCGGAGCCGCTCCCTGAAGAGAAGATCGCCAAGGTCGAGGCCTGGATCAAAGCAGGGGCGAAGAAGGAATAGGACAAAGGGACAGATGAACCGTAGCCGCAGGTTCCGCGCCTGCGTACCTTCTACCAGATGAACCGTAGCCGCAGGTTCCGTGCCTGCGTCTCTTCTACCAGATGAACCGTAGCCGCAGGTTCTGTGCCTGCGTCTCTTCTACCAGATGAACCGTAGCCGCAGGTTCCGAGCCTGCGTGTCTTCTACCAGATGAACCGTAGCCGCAGGTTCCGTGCCTGCGTGTCTTCTTGAAACAGTCAACCCTGCCTGTCGACGCCCATCATCCCAACCGGTGACAGAACGTCCAGGATGAGCGTGTCCTCAATCGCTCGGACCCCATGCTGAAAGTTGGGGGGCAATACGATCACCGTGTGGCCCCCCACTTCCCGCTCTTCATAGTCCCCGCTTCCCAGCTCGCCGAGCTGCCAAAGCACTCGTCCCGAGATCACGAAGGCGATTTGCTCGCTCTCGTGCCGGTGCGGCTCAACCACGCACCCCTCTTTTAGCTCCACGCAGGCCCAGAGCATGTTCTCTCCTTGGATCTTGCGACGGAAAAGGTTGACGATCGGATTGTCCTCGGGGAGCTCAGAAAGCGAGCGAACGGTCGCGGGCATGGGTGGGAGTCTATCCCATCGAGCCTTGCACAACCCAGTCGGAAACCTCCCGGCGGGCCATGGGCGTATCAACCATCACGAAGATGGGCTTTCTCCTTTCGCTGGCATTTCTGGTTGGCGCGCAAGACCGCATCTCGGCGGTTTCGCCGTCGATTGACCTGGTGTCGATCAAAGGGCACGGGGCTGTCAAAGACTTCAAGATCGGCAGATTCGAGGTCACGATGAAGCAGTTCGAGGCCTTCGTGAGGGACGCAGGTTACGACGGTAGGGCGCATCCGAGCAGCAAGTCCTCCGAGCCGTTCCTGTTGGGATGGAGTGCCGGGAAACCTCCTGTCGGAAAGGACCGCTACCCGGTGTGCTATGTGAACTGGCACCACGCCAAAGCCTTCTGCGTTTGGCTTTCGATGAAGTCGGGCCTGAACGTTCACCTCCCGACGGATGCCCAATGGACGCTGGCAGCCTCGGGCGTGCAGGGCAGAACCTACCCCTGGGGCAACGCTTGGGATCCCAAGCGCTGCAACTGGGGCGATGAGGGCAAAGTGGATGGCTACATGGAGTCCGCGCCGGTCGGCAGCTTTCCCAGGGGCGCGACGCCCGAAGGCGTGCTCGATATGGCTGGAAACATCTGGGAGTGGTCTGCGGAAGGCCACTTGCGCGGCGGGCCGTGGTGCATGGACAAGAGCACCGTTCTCTGTACGTTCGTCGCTCACGAAAACACGGAGCGCTGCGACGACAAGTTCGGGCTGAGGATTGCTGTGGGCGGGTAGCCCTGGACTTCTGCCTCTCACCCCTGTTCGCTTCGCTCACGGTCCCTCTCCCCATGGGGGCAAGGTGTTGTTTTCGCTACGGCGCCAGACCCTCGACCCTAAGCCCCGGACCCCAGACCCCAAATCCGATTCACCCTACATCGTCCCATAGAGCCGGTCGCCGAAATCCCCGAGGCCGGGGAGGATGTACTTCCGGTCGTTGAGGCCACGGTCGAGCGCCGCCGTAACGATATCCACATCTGGGTGGTCGGCATTGAGCTTGGCGACGCCTTCGGGCGCTGAAACCACGCTGACCATGGTCACGGACGCGGCCCCATTGGCCTTCAGCAGGGAAATCGCCTGGGAGGCTGAGCCCCCGGTGGCAAGCATTGGGTCCACGCAGAGCGTGTAGCGTCCCGCCAACTTCGGAAGCTTGCAGTAGTAGCTATGCGCGATCGCCGTGTCTTCGTGGCGCTCAAGCCCGATGTAGCCAATCGAAACGTCGGGGAACATCTCGACGATTGGGTCGAGCATCCCTAGCCCCGCGCGAAGGACTGGAACTACCGCCAACCCGGCTCCCAATGTGGACGCCTCGGCCGTTTCGAGCGGCGTTTCGACCGATCCTGCAGTCCTTGGCATCGCACGAGTCGCCTCGATCACCAGAAGCCGCGTGAGGTTGGCGCAGAGGGTCCTGAACTTCTCCGGTGGCGTTTTCTTGTCGCGAAGACCGGCGAGCAAATGGTTCGCCAGAGGGTGGTCGAGCACGAGGAGCGACATGGATTGATTGTGCCCTGTTTGCAGGCTCTTTGCCTTTGCCGGCACACAATCGCAAATGCGCCAAGGCTTTTCCACAGACCCCTTCCTTAAGATAGGGTGAACGTGCTACAAATAGGGTGAGCCTTTGGGACGGCCCGTCCGCCTGCTTGGAGGTCTGCAGCCATGTTAACCGCGAACGCCCACGGGATCATTTTGGCAACGGGTCAAGCCGAAGCCGCCACCGGTGGCATCGCCCCACCGTTGCTGAATGCCTGCGGCACGCCGTTGGTCGAACTGGTGGTTTCGGCCTTTCGGGGCGTCGGCGTTGCGACGCCGACCGTCGTGGTCGAGGAGCCATCGGGACAGGCGATACGTGAGGCGTTGGGAACGGGCGTCCAGATAGCTTGGGCGGAC containing:
- a CDS encoding cupin domain-containing protein, with the protein product MPATVRSLSELPEDNPIVNLFRRKIQGENMLWACVELKEGCVVEPHRHESEQIAFVISGRVLWQLGELGSGDYEEREVGGHTVIVLPPNFQHGVRAIEDTLILDVLSPVGMMGVDRQG
- a CDS encoding penicillin acylase family protein, with translation MLATLALAVATLLSQQTQAPAPIERDEFGVPHIFANSWEDGFYHAGYAVAEDRLWQMEQSRRLARGKLAEVFGKDFAASDRDILKTAYTDQELQQQFDKLAPRAKLAFDSYAKGVNAYIDAATKKGSLPPGYAAAGFRPEKWTVLDSAAITIRLFQLFGRRDAGEIRNWALLTYLSSQPVKEQALDAFDDFLWQNDPASPTTVLPEDDLGADARPRFPKLTRAITEKHLTALPKVGLFDLLPALKLAQAERTSTLVAQKLGAPFKAGSYAIVVGKERSATGWPMLLNGPQMGFFNPAIVHELSMAGPGLNVVGMDVPGAPGVAIGHTAELAWGLTSGVADTDDVFLFKASGADGYLDGEQTKKLTVVRRTLKIKGQPDETVEQKRTDVGPVIHTAKGFLFSNRSASWMRELDSIQSIYGLLDAREPKDLDGALSHATMNFNFFFAFHGGPIGYRYLGLIPDRAEGWDPRLPVMGSPESAWKGFISSAQMPRVDNPKGGLITNWNNKPASWFPNFDSPAWGRLFRVDALNQALDKPKLSLQDLESAIWTIARTEATAYAFMPLIKQQLKESDGEGAVGDAIQYLRAFDGRQFEGSVSATVFDAFIDALRNEVFLGTTGNFLSPGVFRLAAQPSVILNALQGNTEVKYLKGRSVAEVFKAAATKAASTLEQRLGADAALWRFRPGSIPVPGEPPIPYNNRGSYIQVVELRATVRGRNVLPPGVAESGPHSKDQAPLSRAWQFKPMKMRPF
- a CDS encoding exo-alpha-sialidase; translated protein: MTRTASIVASIFVAATAPAQWSDIKKLGQGGESFVSTDGRGNVYATAHQPCKLYVSGDFGATFGMSHDLPDSFCDVTSAIGPDGKLYITYLVPGVKGIQVVRSSDYGKTIRKVGRIDGPYDREWIVVNPITGEIGFNYSDGYIGGPKSKGIFYASSSNQGESFKTIARVDKGSEGEYAVDPYLTVGTGGRIYAAWAVSFDYEHIDKYMFASSDDGGKTWGNHAMIGATHPSLGDTQERWMLGSVVAVGKDTVMAIYQDYAEVEVDGATEHPLLAYFRVSKDGGKTWGESKPCLSGKELESAIRSFRMSRDRNSTVSNYVQTLPWVSADPKGRVHLAFIDNRSGQKNTNNKRVGLWQTRYASWTVSDASFSASERVSHDWACERPPLDFIGCCSDGNSVWITWTENPGQTEGWGFSGELFVGKKSLAGK
- a CDS encoding c-type cytochrome, with the translated sequence MTRFFLFAACLAVLCVGCSGGATSEAQDEKPVSQSGEGATPKPDEGTSGGAEAAAGGGESSFAEVAAIFNESCVKCHSGPGAKGAIDLSTYDGVMKGGEDGAIVTAGDVEKSKLSMALRGKGAKQMPMMAEPLPEEKIAKVEAWIKAGAKKE
- a CDS encoding redoxin family protein, which encodes MRPLSKLLSLAILAAAISSSVLAGDLGVGSSAPALKVAKWIKGGPVSLADGKVHVVEFWATWCGPCKESIPHLTELAHKYKGKVDFVGVSVWEEQKLKSNSHLSKVAKFVKEFGAKMDYNVAADGFEGTMAKTWMAAANQNGIPAAFVVDKNQKIVWIGHPMDGLDKVLDKVLAGKYDMAAAKQAEADKQRAMKKQMALSNSLSDALQKKDYRGAVSILDKALADDPAMEEQLGMAKFSYMLRYDEAAAQAYGEKLSNGAYKENGVALNSIAWSIVDPDAPLKKPDYALAARIAQKAVAEMGGNDAYSLDTLALAQFKSGNKQAAIASGTKAVAAAKATKGFEASVLKELTDRLAMYKK
- the upp gene encoding uracil phosphoribosyltransferase, which produces MSLLVLDHPLANHLLAGLRDKKTPPEKFRTLCANLTRLLVIEATRAMPRTAGSVETPLETAEASTLGAGLAVVPVLRAGLGMLDPIVEMFPDVSIGYIGLERHEDTAIAHSYYCKLPKLAGRYTLCVDPMLATGGSASQAISLLKANGAASVTMVSVVSAPEGVAKLNADHPDVDIVTAALDRGLNDRKYILPGLGDFGDRLYGTM
- a CDS encoding phytanoyl-CoA dioxygenase family protein; translation: MEPSTLPDLSGDYVLVADAVAAYRREGHVTLRGLCAPGEIAPYAEAIRSAVRRLNSESRPLAERDTYGKAFLQTMNLWRDDAAVARFTLARRFAKVAAELMGVPAVRLYHDQALFKEAGGGHTPWHQDQFYWPLECKAVTMWMPLVDADTAMGTMSFASGSQVEGYMKALKISDESEQFFADFIHAKGYQVQPSGLLKAGDATFHDGWVLHAAGPNTSDRAREAMTIIYFEDGAKVITPDHPNRENDLKTWFPGLAPGDFAASDLNPVVYSR
- a CDS encoding SUMF1/EgtB/PvdO family nonheme iron enzyme: MGVSTITKMGFLLSLAFLVGAQDRISAVSPSIDLVSIKGHGAVKDFKIGRFEVTMKQFEAFVRDAGYDGRAHPSSKSSEPFLLGWSAGKPPVGKDRYPVCYVNWHHAKAFCVWLSMKSGLNVHLPTDAQWTLAASGVQGRTYPWGNAWDPKRCNWGDEGKVDGYMESAPVGSFPRGATPEGVLDMAGNIWEWSAEGHLRGGPWCMDKSTVLCTFVAHENTERCDDKFGLRIAVGG